One Pseudomonas lalucatii genomic window carries:
- a CDS encoding TRAP transporter large permease: MMAYVPLLMFCLLFVFVFLGIPVSFSLIATSFLFGMLFFGDTIFQQMYGSLLQASTNFTLSAIPLFVLMGAILEQTGLARRLYNALQLWLGGFSGGLAISTMLMCGIFAAASGIVGAVEIVVGLMAIPAMTKYRYDRSLISGTICAGGSLGTIIPPSVIVVVYASMAQLSIGQLFAATLIPGLLMMALFLLYIGVACWLRPALAPAVAEMRQVALTEKLRITLKALVPPFLLIAAVLGSMLMGIASPTESAAVGAFGAALLALCFGELSLARLGEALVSTVRITAMIMLIVVGGTLFTAIFAISGGGWALAEFIQELALSPYWLIFALLLIVLLAGMVLDWISIVLIFVPIFTPLIKLAGIDPVWFAVMFMVVIQTSYLTPPMAPSIFYLKSIAPPDFGYGHMYRGVIPFILIQLLLFLIILLLPGLATWLPRQLF; encoded by the coding sequence ATGATGGCCTATGTTCCCCTGCTGATGTTCTGCCTGCTGTTCGTCTTCGTCTTCCTCGGCATTCCGGTGTCCTTCTCGCTGATCGCCACCTCGTTCCTGTTCGGCATGCTGTTCTTCGGCGACACCATCTTCCAGCAGATGTACGGCTCGCTGCTGCAGGCTTCGACGAACTTCACCCTGTCGGCCATCCCGCTGTTCGTCCTGATGGGCGCGATTCTCGAGCAGACCGGCCTGGCCCGGCGCCTGTACAACGCCCTGCAGCTCTGGCTCGGCGGCTTCTCCGGCGGCCTGGCCATCTCCACCATGCTGATGTGCGGCATCTTCGCCGCCGCCTCGGGCATCGTCGGCGCGGTGGAAATCGTGGTCGGCTTGATGGCCATTCCGGCCATGACCAAGTACCGCTATGACCGTTCGCTGATCAGCGGCACCATCTGCGCCGGCGGCTCGCTCGGCACCATCATTCCGCCTTCGGTGATAGTCGTGGTGTACGCCTCCATGGCCCAGCTCTCGATCGGCCAGCTGTTCGCCGCCACGCTGATTCCCGGCCTGCTGATGATGGCGCTGTTCCTGCTGTATATCGGCGTCGCCTGCTGGCTGAGGCCGGCCCTGGCACCCGCGGTGGCGGAGATGCGCCAGGTGGCGCTGACGGAAAAGCTCAGGATCACCCTCAAGGCCCTGGTGCCGCCTTTCCTGCTGATCGCCGCGGTGCTCGGCTCGATGCTGATGGGCATCGCTTCGCCCACCGAATCGGCGGCGGTCGGGGCCTTCGGTGCGGCGCTGCTGGCCCTGTGCTTCGGCGAGCTGAGCCTGGCGCGGCTGGGCGAGGCGCTGGTCTCGACCGTCAGGATCACCGCGATGATCATGCTCATCGTGGTCGGCGGCACGCTGTTCACCGCGATATTCGCCATCAGTGGCGGTGGCTGGGCGCTCGCCGAGTTCATCCAGGAGCTGGCCCTGAGCCCCTACTGGCTGATCTTCGCGCTGCTGCTGATCGTTCTGCTGGCCGGCATGGTGCTGGACTGGATTTCCATCGTGCTGATCTTCGTGCCGATCTTCACCCCACTGATCAAGCTCGCCGGTATCGACCCGGTCTGGTTCGCGGTGATGTTCATGGTGGTGATCCAGACCTCCTACCTGACCCCGCCGATGGCGCCTTCGATCTTCTACCTGAAATCCATCGCGCCCCCCGATTTCGGCTACGGCCACATGTACCGCGGCGTGATCCCATTCATCCTGATCCAGTTGCTGCTGTTCCTGATCATCCTGCTGCTACCGGGGCTGGCGACCTGGCTGCCGCGACAACTGTTCTAG
- a CDS encoding aldehyde dehydrogenase (NADP(+)), which yields MPIILGHNSIGGARSAAGNVHLHSLDASSGEALPYEFIQATPAEVDAAARAAAAAYPLFRSLAAERRAEFLDAIADEIDALGEDFVALVCRETALSAARIQGERGRTSNQMRLFAQVLRRGDFHGARIDRALPERQPLPRPDLRQYRIGLGPVAVFGASNFPLAFSTAGGDTAAALAAGCPVVFKAHSGHMATAECMADALLRAAEKTGMPKGVFNMIYGNTVGADLVRHPAIQAVGFTGSLRGGRALCDLAAARPQPIPVFAEMSSINPVVLLPAALKSRGVQIASELSGSVLLGCGQFCTSPGLVLGVRSAEFSAFVQEFAARMAAQPAQTMLNAGTLQSYAAGLERLHAHPGIRHLAGSAQTGQQARPQLFQADARLLLEGDALLQEEVFGPATVLVEVADQTEMERALHGLHGQLTATLIAEPADLDGCAGLLALLEQKAGRLLLNGYPTEVEVCDAMVHGGPYPATSDPRGTSVGSAAIERFLRPVCYQNCPDALLPPALQNANPLGIARLVDGETTRQALP from the coding sequence ATGCCCATTATCCTCGGCCACAACTCTATCGGCGGTGCCCGTAGCGCCGCCGGCAACGTGCACCTGCACAGCCTCGATGCCAGCAGCGGCGAGGCCCTGCCCTATGAATTCATCCAGGCCACCCCGGCCGAGGTAGATGCCGCCGCCCGCGCCGCAGCCGCGGCCTACCCGCTGTTTCGCAGCTTGGCGGCCGAGCGCCGCGCCGAGTTCCTCGACGCCATCGCCGACGAGATCGACGCCCTGGGCGAGGACTTCGTCGCCCTGGTGTGCCGCGAGACCGCCCTGTCGGCGGCGCGTATCCAGGGCGAGCGCGGCCGCACCAGCAACCAGATGCGCCTGTTCGCCCAGGTGCTGCGCCGTGGCGACTTCCATGGCGCGCGCATCGACCGCGCGCTGCCCGAGCGCCAGCCGCTGCCACGCCCGGACCTGCGTCAGTACCGCATCGGCCTGGGGCCGGTGGCGGTGTTCGGCGCCAGCAATTTTCCCCTGGCCTTCTCCACCGCCGGCGGCGACACCGCCGCGGCCCTGGCGGCCGGCTGTCCGGTGGTGTTCAAGGCCCACAGCGGGCACATGGCTACCGCCGAATGCATGGCCGACGCACTGCTCCGCGCCGCCGAGAAGACCGGGATGCCGAAAGGGGTGTTCAACATGATCTACGGCAACACGGTCGGCGCCGACCTGGTCAGGCACCCGGCGATCCAGGCGGTCGGCTTCACCGGCTCGCTCAGGGGCGGCCGGGCGCTGTGCGACCTGGCCGCGGCGCGTCCCCAGCCGATCCCGGTGTTCGCCGAGATGTCCAGCATCAACCCGGTGGTGCTGCTGCCGGCGGCGCTGAAGAGCCGCGGCGTGCAGATCGCCAGCGAGCTGAGCGGCTCGGTGCTGCTCGGCTGCGGGCAGTTCTGCACCAGCCCGGGCCTGGTGCTTGGCGTGCGTTCGGCGGAGTTCAGCGCGTTCGTCCAGGAGTTCGCCGCCAGGATGGCCGCGCAGCCGGCCCAGACCATGCTCAACGCCGGCACCCTGCAGAGCTACGCCGCCGGCCTGGAGCGGCTGCACGCGCACCCGGGCATCCGCCACCTGGCAGGTAGTGCACAGACGGGGCAGCAGGCCCGGCCGCAGCTGTTCCAGGCCGACGCCCGCCTGCTGCTGGAGGGCGACGCGCTGCTCCAGGAAGAGGTGTTCGGGCCGGCCACGGTGCTGGTCGAGGTCGCCGATCAGACCGAAATGGAGCGGGCGCTGCATGGCCTGCACGGCCAGCTCACCGCCACCCTGATCGCCGAACCGGCGGACCTGGATGGCTGCGCCGGGCTGCTGGCGCTGCTCGAGCAGAAGGCCGGGCGCCTGCTGCTCAACGGCTACCCGACCGAGGTCGAGGTGTGTGACGCCATGGTCCACGGCGGCCCCTACCCGGCCACCTCCGACCCTCGCGGTACCTCGGTGGGCAGCGCGGCCATCGAGCGCTTCCTGCGCCCGGTCTGCTACCAGAACTGCCCCGACGCGCTGCTGCCGCCGGCGCTGCAGAATGCCAACCCCCTGGGCATCGCCCGCCTGGTGGACGGTGAGACCACGCGGCAAGCCCTGCCCTGA
- a CDS encoding Ldh family oxidoreductase, translated as MIRLTLEQARELAQDILRSNGFSEPHVQAVTATVLAGERDGCASHGLYRLLGCVSSLKAGKVVADAEPQVFDQAPAIVRVDARGGFSQLAFQAGLPALLAKTRDCGIAALAINRCVHFSALWVEIEALTDAGLVALACTPSHAWVAPAGGTQPVFGTNPIAFGWPRSGRQPFIFDFATSAIARGDIELHRRAGQPIPLGWGIDAQGQPSTDAAAVLNGAMLTFGGHKGSALAAMVELIAGPLIGDLTSAESLAFDAGSRSSPYHGELIIALDPRRFLGEDADSHLGRAESLFASIQGQGARLPSQRRYQARARSAEQGVQIPQALYDDLKALILG; from the coding sequence GTGATTCGATTGACCCTGGAACAAGCGCGCGAACTGGCGCAGGACATCCTGCGCAGCAATGGCTTCAGCGAGCCCCACGTGCAGGCGGTGACGGCCACGGTGCTGGCCGGGGAGCGCGACGGTTGCGCCTCCCATGGCCTGTACCGGCTGCTCGGTTGCGTCAGCTCGCTCAAGGCCGGCAAGGTGGTGGCCGATGCCGAGCCGCAGGTGTTCGACCAGGCCCCGGCGATCGTCCGCGTCGATGCCCGCGGCGGCTTCTCCCAGCTGGCCTTCCAGGCCGGCCTGCCGGCGTTGCTGGCCAAGACCCGCGACTGCGGCATCGCCGCCCTGGCGATCAACCGCTGCGTGCATTTCTCCGCCCTGTGGGTGGAGATCGAGGCCCTGACCGACGCCGGCCTGGTGGCCCTGGCCTGCACCCCCAGCCATGCCTGGGTGGCGCCGGCCGGCGGCACCCAGCCGGTGTTCGGCACCAACCCGATCGCCTTCGGCTGGCCGCGTTCGGGCCGTCAGCCCTTTATCTTCGACTTCGCCACCAGCGCCATCGCCCGCGGCGACATCGAGCTGCACCGCCGTGCCGGCCAGCCGATTCCCCTGGGCTGGGGCATCGATGCCCAGGGTCAGCCCAGCACCGATGCCGCCGCCGTGCTCAACGGCGCCATGCTGACCTTCGGCGGGCACAAGGGCTCGGCTTTGGCGGCCATGGTCGAGCTGATCGCCGGGCCGCTGATCGGCGACCTGACCAGCGCCGAGTCCCTGGCATTCGACGCCGGCAGCCGGTCCTCGCCCTATCATGGCGAACTGATCATCGCCCTGGACCCGCGGCGCTTTCTCGGCGAGGACGCCGACAGCCACCTGGGGCGCGCCGAGAGCCTGTTCGCCAGCATCCAGGGCCAGGGCGCGCGCCTGCCTTCGCAGCGCCGCTACCAGGCCCGGGCGCGCAGCGCCGAGCAGGGCGTGCAGATTCCCCAGGCCCTCTATGACGACCTCAAGGCGTTGATCCTCGGGTAG
- a CDS encoding WbuC family cupin fold metalloprotein, translating to MSAPRLLDQRLFGELAAQAAANPRQRQHHNFHQMEEPCHRMAVGLQPDTYIPPHRHLAADKAEALLVLKGRLGLLIFDDNGELRDKQLLQAGGDCVGVDLPPGVFHALVVLQADSILFECKAGPYRPVGEGERAPWAPNEGEAAAAEYLAWMRGQFA from the coding sequence ATGAGCGCGCCACGCCTGCTCGATCAACGGCTGTTCGGCGAACTGGCCGCGCAGGCCGCGGCCAACCCGCGCCAGCGCCAGCACCACAACTTCCACCAGATGGAGGAGCCCTGCCACCGCATGGCCGTGGGCCTGCAGCCGGATACCTATATCCCGCCGCACCGCCACCTGGCGGCGGACAAGGCCGAGGCCCTGCTGGTGCTCAAGGGGCGCCTGGGCCTGCTGATCTTCGACGACAACGGCGAGCTGCGCGACAAGCAGCTGCTGCAGGCCGGCGGCGACTGCGTCGGCGTCGACCTGCCGCCCGGGGTGTTCCATGCCCTGGTGGTGCTGCAGGCCGACAGCATCCTGTTCGAGTGCAAGGCCGGGCCCTACCGCCCGGTCGGCGAGGGCGAGCGGGCGCCCTGGGCGCCGAACGAGGGCGAGGCCGCTGCGGCCGAGTACCTGGCCTGGATGCGCGGGCAGTTCGCCTGA
- a CDS encoding hypoxanthine-guanine phosphoribosyltransferase, producing the protein MPADLAHIRQVMAEADCLYTEAEVEAAIDRVAAAINDQLAERNPVVFCVMNGGLIFSGKLLPKLDFPLELSYLHATRYRNETSGGELFWKAKPEISFIDRDVLIIDDILDEGHTLGAIIDFCRHAGASAVHTAVLIDKDHERKARPDLKADYVGLPCIDRYIFGYGMDYKGYWRNAAGIYAVKGL; encoded by the coding sequence ATGCCCGCCGATCTCGCGCACATTCGCCAAGTCATGGCGGAAGCCGACTGCCTGTACACCGAAGCCGAAGTGGAAGCGGCCATCGACCGGGTCGCCGCGGCCATCAACGACCAGCTGGCCGAGCGCAACCCGGTGGTGTTCTGCGTGATGAACGGCGGCCTGATCTTCTCCGGCAAGCTGCTGCCCAAGCTCGACTTCCCCCTGGAACTGTCCTACCTGCACGCCACCCGCTACCGCAACGAGACCAGCGGCGGCGAGCTGTTCTGGAAGGCCAAGCCGGAAATCTCCTTCATCGACCGCGACGTGCTGATCATCGACGACATCCTCGACGAGGGCCACACCCTCGGCGCCATCATCGACTTCTGCCGTCACGCCGGCGCCAGCGCGGTGCACACCGCGGTGCTGATCGACAAGGACCACGAGCGCAAGGCGCGCCCGGACCTCAAGGCCGATTACGTCGGCCTGCCGTGCATCGACCGCTACATCTTCGGCTACGGCATGGACTACAAGGGCTACTGGCGCAACGCCGCCGGCATCTATGCGGTCAAGGGCCTGTAA
- the upp gene encoding uracil phosphoribosyltransferase, which yields MPILEIRHPLIRHKLGLMRRADISTKNFRELAQEVGALLTYEATQDLPLENYEVQGWAGTVQVEKIAGKKITVVPILRAGIGMLDGVLSLIPGAKVSAVGVARNEQTLQAHTYLEKLAPEIDERLALIIDPMLATGGSMVATIDLLKKAGCKEIRAMVLVAAPEGIKAVADAHPDVTIFTASIDERLNEHGYIIPGLGDAGDKIFGTKQKDA from the coding sequence ATGCCCATCCTCGAGATCCGCCACCCGCTGATCCGCCACAAGCTCGGTCTGATGCGCCGCGCCGACATCAGCACGAAGAACTTCCGCGAACTGGCCCAGGAAGTCGGCGCCCTGCTGACCTACGAGGCGACCCAGGACCTGCCCCTGGAGAACTACGAGGTCCAGGGCTGGGCCGGCACCGTGCAGGTGGAGAAGATCGCCGGCAAGAAGATCACCGTGGTGCCGATCCTGCGGGCCGGCATCGGCATGCTCGACGGCGTGCTCAGCCTGATTCCCGGGGCCAAGGTCAGCGCCGTGGGCGTGGCGCGCAACGAGCAGACCCTGCAGGCGCACACCTACCTGGAGAAGCTCGCGCCGGAGATCGACGAGCGCCTGGCGCTGATCATCGACCCGATGCTCGCCACCGGCGGCTCCATGGTCGCCACCATCGACCTGCTGAAGAAGGCCGGCTGCAAGGAGATCCGCGCCATGGTGCTGGTCGCCGCGCCGGAGGGCATCAAGGCGGTGGCCGATGCCCACCCGGACGTGACCATCTTCACCGCCTCCATCGACGAGCGCCTGAACGAGCACGGCTACATCATTCCCGGCCTGGGCGATGCCGGCGACAAGATCTTCGGCACCAAGCAGAAGGACGCCTGA
- a CDS encoding uracil-xanthine permease family protein → MQDHMQDPTWRQALAGSQMLFVAFGALVLMPLITGMDPNVALFTAGLGTLIFQLVTKNQVPVFLASSFAFIAPILAAKSDFGLPATLGGLVAAGVMYMLLAGAVRLKGTGFIDRLLPPVVIGPVIMAIGLGLAPVAANMAMGKAGDASVQLVPYDTALMISLPALLTTLIVAVIGRGLFRLIPILCGVAVGYALAVLLGVVEFAAVAAAPWLAVPNFVAPELHWGAILFILPVAIAPAIEHIGDVLAIGTVTGKNYLKKPGLHRTLLGDGLATSAAGLLGGPPNTTYSEVTGAVMLTKNFNPKVMVWAALIAMALAFIGKFGAALQSIPVPVMGGILCLLFGSIAVVGLNTLIRHQVDLSEARNLVIVAVTLVFGIGGMVIGAGDVSLKGISLCGIVAILLNLLLPGGQGWRSKALSEER, encoded by the coding sequence ATGCAGGACCACATGCAGGACCCGACCTGGCGCCAGGCCCTGGCCGGCTCGCAGATGCTCTTCGTGGCCTTCGGCGCCCTGGTGCTGATGCCGCTGATCACCGGCATGGACCCCAACGTGGCGCTGTTCACCGCCGGCCTCGGCACCCTGATCTTCCAGCTGGTGACCAAGAACCAGGTGCCGGTGTTCCTCGCCTCCAGCTTCGCCTTCATCGCCCCCATCCTGGCGGCGAAAAGCGACTTCGGCCTGCCGGCGACCCTCGGCGGCCTGGTCGCCGCCGGCGTCATGTACATGCTGCTGGCCGGCGCGGTGCGCCTGAAGGGCACCGGCTTCATCGACCGCCTGCTGCCGCCGGTGGTGATCGGTCCGGTGATCATGGCCATCGGCCTGGGCCTGGCGCCGGTGGCGGCGAACATGGCGATGGGCAAGGCCGGCGATGCCAGCGTGCAACTGGTGCCCTATGACACGGCGCTGATGATCTCCCTGCCGGCGCTGCTCACCACCCTGATCGTCGCGGTGATCGGCCGCGGCCTGTTCCGCCTGATCCCGATCCTCTGCGGCGTCGCCGTGGGCTACGCCCTGGCGGTGCTGCTCGGCGTGGTCGAGTTCGCCGCGGTGGCCGCCGCGCCCTGGCTGGCGGTGCCGAACTTCGTCGCCCCGGAACTGCACTGGGGAGCGATCCTGTTCATCCTGCCGGTGGCCATCGCCCCGGCCATCGAGCACATCGGCGACGTGCTGGCGATCGGCACGGTGACCGGCAAGAACTACCTGAAGAAGCCCGGCCTGCACCGCACCCTGCTCGGCGACGGCCTGGCCACCTCGGCCGCCGGCCTGCTCGGCGGCCCGCCCAACACCACCTACTCGGAAGTCACCGGCGCGGTGATGCTGACCAAGAACTTCAACCCCAAGGTGATGGTCTGGGCCGCGCTGATCGCCATGGCCCTGGCCTTCATCGGCAAGTTCGGTGCGGCGCTGCAGAGCATCCCGGTGCCGGTGATGGGCGGCATCCTCTGCCTGCTGTTCGGCTCCATCGCGGTGGTCGGCCTCAACACCCTGATCCGTCACCAGGTCGACCTGTCCGAGGCGCGCAACCTGGTGATCGTCGCGGTGACCCTGGTGTTCGGCATCGGCGGCATGGTCATCGGCGCCGGCGACGTCAGTCTCAAGGGCATCTCCCTGTGCGGCATAGTCGCCATCCTGCTCAACCTGTTGCTGCCCGGCGGCCAAGGCTGGCGCAGCAAGGCGCTGAGCGAAGAACGCTGA
- a CDS encoding spinster family MFS transporter: protein MHNKNNGYPSGVRAWATVAILMVAYVLSFIDRQILNLLVGPIRRDLLISDTQMSLLMGLSFALFYTVCGIPLGRMADTRSRRGLIAIGVLFWSAATAACGMAKLYWQFLLCRIGVGVGEAALSPAAYSLIADSFPAERRATAISVYSMGVYLGSGLAFLLGGLVIQFASAQGDVLLPLLGEVRPWQLIFLLLGAAGVLFTLLLLAVREPVRRGVGAGVAVPLADVGRYIRANRRTVLCHNFGFAGLSFAGYGSAAWVPTFFIRTHGWDAGQVGIVYGGIVAVFGCLGIVFGGRLDDWMARHGRSDANMRVGLYAAIAAVPCVLSFPLVNSGFWAAVLMAPTVFCLSMPFGVAPAAIQEIMPNSMRGQASAIYLFVITLIGLGLGPTAVALVTDYGFGDDQALRYSLLLVSALAVFSSILLLAQGLKPYRESVVRLQQWAAEPA from the coding sequence GTGCATAACAAGAATAACGGCTACCCCTCCGGCGTCCGTGCCTGGGCCACAGTTGCCATCCTCATGGTGGCCTATGTGCTGTCCTTCATCGACCGGCAGATCCTCAACCTGCTGGTCGGCCCGATCCGCCGCGACCTGCTGATCAGCGACACCCAGATGAGCCTGCTGATGGGCCTGTCCTTCGCCCTGTTCTACACCGTGTGCGGCATCCCCCTGGGGCGCATGGCCGATACCCGCAGCCGGCGCGGGCTGATCGCCATCGGCGTGCTGTTCTGGAGCGCCGCCACCGCGGCCTGCGGCATGGCCAAGCTGTACTGGCAGTTCCTGCTGTGCCGCATCGGCGTCGGCGTCGGCGAGGCGGCCCTGTCGCCGGCGGCCTATTCGCTGATCGCCGACAGCTTTCCCGCCGAGCGCCGCGCCACCGCCATCAGCGTCTACTCCATGGGCGTCTACCTGGGCTCGGGGCTGGCCTTCCTGCTCGGCGGCCTGGTGATCCAGTTCGCCTCGGCCCAGGGCGACGTGCTGCTGCCGCTGCTGGGCGAGGTGCGGCCCTGGCAGTTGATCTTCCTGTTGCTGGGCGCCGCCGGGGTGCTGTTCACCCTGCTGCTGCTGGCGGTGCGGGAGCCGGTGCGGCGTGGCGTCGGCGCCGGGGTGGCGGTGCCGCTGGCCGACGTCGGCCGCTATATCCGCGCCAACCGGCGCACCGTGCTGTGCCACAACTTCGGCTTCGCCGGCTTGTCGTTCGCCGGCTACGGCAGCGCCGCCTGGGTGCCGACCTTCTTCATCCGTACCCATGGCTGGGATGCCGGTCAGGTGGGTATCGTCTACGGCGGCATCGTGGCGGTATTCGGCTGCCTGGGCATCGTTTTCGGCGGGCGTCTGGACGACTGGATGGCCAGGCACGGGCGCAGCGACGCCAACATGCGCGTCGGCCTGTACGCCGCCATCGCCGCCGTGCCCTGCGTGCTGAGCTTCCCGCTGGTGAACAGCGGCTTTTGGGCCGCCGTGTTGATGGCGCCGACCGTGTTCTGCCTGAGCATGCCATTCGGCGTGGCCCCGGCGGCGATCCAGGAGATCATGCCCAACTCGATGCGCGGCCAGGCCTCGGCCATCTACCTGTTCGTCATCACCCTGATCGGCCTGGGCCTGGGGCCCACGGCGGTGGCGCTGGTCACCGACTACGGCTTCGGCGACGACCAGGCGCTGCGCTACTCGCTGCTGCTGGTCAGCGCGTTGGCGGTGTTCTCCTCGATCCTGCTGCTCGCCCAGGGCCTCAAGCCCTACCGGGAGAGCGTGGTGCGCCTGCAGCAGTGGGCGGCCGAGCCGGCTTGA
- the hemH gene encoding ferrochelatase, translating into MTDHALLLVNLGSPASTDVADVRRYLNQFLMDPYVVDLPWPLRRLLVSLILIRRPAQSAEAYASIWWAEGSPLVVLSRRLQQAMDGHWPHGPVELAMRYGEPSIEAALLRLAAQGVRQVTLAPLYPQFADSTVTTVVEEAKRVLREQALKLDFALLPPFYDRPEYLEALVDSARPHLQQGFDHLLLSFHGLPERHLHKLDPSGHCLQGADCCRTAPPEVLASCYRAQCLRSAEAFAVRLGLSPEQWSVSFQSRLGKAKWIEPYTETRLDELGRQGVKKLLVMCPAFVADCIETLEEIGDRGREQFQAAGGETLELVPCLNDHPSWVAALAQLCARAPAMR; encoded by the coding sequence ATGACCGATCACGCCTTGTTGCTGGTCAACCTGGGCTCCCCGGCATCGACCGACGTGGCCGATGTACGACGCTACCTCAACCAATTCCTCATGGACCCCTACGTGGTCGACCTGCCCTGGCCGCTGCGGCGCCTGCTGGTGTCGCTGATCCTGATCAGGCGCCCGGCACAATCGGCCGAGGCCTATGCGTCGATCTGGTGGGCGGAGGGATCGCCGCTGGTGGTGCTGAGCCGGCGCCTGCAGCAGGCGATGGACGGGCACTGGCCGCATGGCCCGGTGGAGTTGGCGATGCGCTACGGCGAGCCGTCGATCGAGGCGGCGCTGCTGCGGCTGGCCGCCCAGGGCGTGCGCCAGGTGACCCTGGCGCCGCTCTACCCGCAGTTCGCCGACAGCACCGTGACCACGGTGGTGGAGGAGGCCAAGCGGGTGCTGCGCGAACAGGCCCTGAAGCTGGACTTCGCCCTCCTGCCGCCGTTCTACGATCGGCCGGAGTACCTCGAGGCCCTGGTGGACAGCGCCAGGCCCCATCTGCAGCAGGGCTTCGACCACCTGCTGCTGAGTTTCCACGGCCTGCCCGAGCGGCACCTGCACAAGCTCGACCCCAGCGGCCACTGCCTGCAGGGCGCCGATTGCTGCCGCACGGCGCCGCCCGAGGTGCTCGCCAGCTGCTACCGCGCCCAGTGCCTGCGCAGCGCCGAGGCCTTCGCAGTGCGCCTGGGGCTGAGTCCCGAGCAGTGGTCGGTGTCCTTCCAGTCGCGCCTGGGCAAGGCCAAGTGGATCGAGCCCTACACCGAGACCCGCCTGGACGAACTGGGCCGCCAGGGGGTGAAGAAGCTGCTGGTGATGTGCCCGGCCTTCGTCGCCGACTGCATCGAGACCCTGGAGGAGATCGGCGACCGTGGCCGCGAACAGTTCCAGGCCGCCGGTGGCGAGACCTTGGAGCTGGTGCCCTGCCTCAACGATCATCCGAGCTGGGTGGCCGCCCTCGCGCAGCTGTGCGCACGGGCCCCGGCGATGCGCTGA
- a CDS encoding TIGR01777 family oxidoreductase, with protein sequence MHILLTGGTGLIGRGLCRHWLSQGHSLTVWSRSPQRVARLCGAGVRGIGHLEELGEEPLDALVNLAGAPIADRPWTRKRKTLLWASRIGLTEQLLAWLGRREQRPEVLLSGSAVGWYGDGGERELHEDMPQVTDDFAAQLCGAWEETAQRAEALGIRVVLLRTGLVLARDGGMLKRLMPPFKLGLGGPLGDGRQWMPWVHLADQIALIDFLMHQQQATGPYNACAPQPVRNADFARALGRALHRPAILPAPAFVLRVVLGELSGLLLGGQRALPVRLEEAGFAFRFTDLDAALEDILADHH encoded by the coding sequence ATGCACATATTGCTGACCGGCGGTACTGGCTTGATAGGCCGTGGCCTATGCCGGCACTGGTTGTCCCAGGGGCACAGCCTGACGGTGTGGAGCCGCAGCCCGCAGCGGGTGGCGCGCCTCTGCGGCGCCGGGGTGCGTGGTATCGGCCATCTCGAGGAACTGGGCGAGGAACCGCTGGATGCGCTGGTCAACCTGGCGGGCGCGCCGATTGCCGATCGGCCCTGGACGCGCAAGCGCAAGACCCTGTTGTGGGCCAGCCGTATCGGCCTCACCGAGCAGCTGCTGGCCTGGCTGGGCCGGCGCGAGCAGAGGCCCGAGGTGTTGCTGTCCGGCTCGGCGGTGGGCTGGTATGGCGATGGCGGCGAGCGCGAGTTGCATGAGGACATGCCGCAGGTCACCGACGACTTCGCCGCCCAGTTGTGCGGCGCCTGGGAGGAAACCGCGCAGCGCGCCGAGGCCCTGGGCATCCGTGTGGTGCTGCTGCGCACCGGCCTGGTGCTGGCGCGCGACGGCGGCATGCTCAAGCGCCTGATGCCGCCGTTCAAGCTGGGCCTCGGCGGCCCCCTGGGCGATGGCCGGCAGTGGATGCCCTGGGTCCATCTGGCCGACCAAATTGCCCTGATCGATTTTCTCATGCACCAGCAGCAGGCCACGGGTCCCTATAATGCCTGCGCTCCGCAGCCGGTGCGCAACGCCGATTTCGCCCGGGCCCTGGGTCGTGCCCTGCACCGCCCGGCGATCCTGCCGGCGCCGGCCTTCGTCCTGCGCGTGGTCCTGGGCGAGCTGTCCGGCCTGCTGCTCGGTGGCCAGCGAGCGCTGCCGGTGCGCCTGGAGGAGGCCGGGTTCGCGTTTCGGTTCACCGATCTGGATGCGGCCCTCGAGGACATTCTGGCCGATCACCATTGA